One segment of Panicum virgatum strain AP13 chromosome 3K, P.virgatum_v5, whole genome shotgun sequence DNA contains the following:
- the LOC120701321 gene encoding uncharacterized protein LOC120701321, which produces MESSEIRKRFGRCPYCRAMIYPDPEAVIYYCSRCRTPIRGKNPEPTEQTGDALSRLEILSADTASVFTDELDACRAQAPVLDVHGDQDQPPLFSRGDARVCYSNGQDERRASLSRRTRRTACSDSFVLRYGVFMSAQSETEEGFPSPRNACGRQRRRSLVGLQELETSISWSRQQVPPSRVAPSPLADLAFQRDLLGTLDSLRGLIAAIEPASSTGARAAAARRGARFFRRLESRLARAMPAPEHAPRRNAGCSTGLSRSSPASASSAGARSWRRKQHHCRPVMGGAPFLVCGSCSELLQVPATTMLLLLPPRSRAVPTQTGALYENISRAYVLD; this is translated from the exons ATGGAGTCGAGTGAGATCAGGAAGCGGTTCGGCCGGTGCCCTTACTGCCGCGCCATGATCTACCCGGACCCCGAGGCGGTCATCTACTACTGCAGCAGATGCCGCACGCCCATCagag GCAAGAATCCGGAGCCGACGGAACAAACCGGCGACGCGCTGAGCAGGCTGGAGATCCTCTCGGCCGACACCGCGTCGGTGTTCACCGACGAGCTCGACGCCTGTCGGGCTCAGGCTCCGGTTCTCGACGTCCACGGCGACCAGGACCAGCCTCCGTTGTTCAGCCGCGGCGATGCCCGTGTCTGCTACTCGAACGGGCAGGACGAGCGCCGGGCGTCTTTGTCTCGGCGGACGAGGCGCACGGCGTGCTCTGACTCGTTCGTTCTCCGTTACGGCGTGTTCATGTCAGCGCAGTCGGAGACGGAGGAGGGGTTCCCTTCGCCAAGAAACGCGTGCGGCCGGCAGCGCCGGCGATCTCTCGTGGGCTTACAGGAGCTCGAGACTTCTATCAGCTGGTCCAGACAGCAGGTGCCGCCGTCGCGTgtggcgccgtcgccgctggcGGACCTGGCGTTCCAAAGGGATCTGCTCGGCACGCTCGACAGCCTCCGCGGCCTGATCGCCGCCATCGAGCCGGCGTCGTCGACCGGcgcgagagcggcggcggcgcgccgcggcgcccgctTCTTCCGCCGGCTGGAGTCGCGTCTCGCGCGGGCGATGCCTGCCCCGGAGCACGCCCCGCGCCGGAACGCGGGCTGCAGCACCGGCTTGTCGCGGTCGTCGCCGGCATCGGCATCGTCCGCCGGCGCGCGCAGCTGGCGGCGGAAGCAGCACCACTGCCGCCCGGTCATGGGCGGCGCGCCGTTCCTTGTCTGCGGCAGCTGCTCCGAGCTGCTGCAGGTGCCGGCGACgacgatgctgctgctgctgccgccacgGAGCAGGGCCGTCCCGACACAAACCGGGGCCCTGTACGAAAATATAAGTAGGGCCTACGTACTGGACTAG